In one window of Bdellovibrio bacteriovorus W DNA:
- a CDS encoding succinate dehydrogenase/fumarate reductase iron-sulfur subunit (COG0479 Succinate dehydrogenase/fumarate reductase, Fe-S protein subunit) produces MSDKNIDLKLRVWRQKGPKDEGKFIEYDAKNVSVDASFLEMLDVVNEELVSKGDEPIAFDHDCREGICGTCGFMIDGEAHGKLRSTTVCQLHMRNFANGETLTLEPFRAEAFPVIQDLMVNRAAFDRIISSGGFVSQNTGNAQDANSILVAKADADEAMNSATCIGCGACVAACKNSSAALFTSAKISHMALLPQGQVERKERAERMVAAMDSEGFGACTTTGACEAACPKDIQLTNISRMNREFFKAITTKREKHSDGGAG; encoded by the coding sequence ATGTCTGATAAGAATATTGATTTAAAATTAAGAGTTTGGCGTCAAAAAGGTCCGAAAGATGAAGGGAAATTCATCGAGTACGACGCAAAGAACGTTTCTGTCGATGCATCTTTCTTAGAGATGCTCGACGTTGTGAACGAAGAGTTGGTATCTAAAGGTGATGAGCCTATTGCGTTTGACCATGATTGCCGCGAGGGAATCTGTGGAACTTGTGGCTTCATGATTGATGGTGAAGCCCATGGAAAGCTTCGCAGCACCACGGTTTGCCAATTGCACATGAGAAACTTCGCAAACGGAGAGACATTAACTCTCGAGCCATTTAGAGCTGAAGCATTCCCAGTTATTCAAGACTTGATGGTAAATCGTGCGGCTTTTGATCGCATTATTTCTTCAGGTGGTTTTGTGAGCCAAAATACTGGAAATGCACAGGATGCGAACTCGATTTTAGTAGCTAAAGCAGATGCAGATGAAGCGATGAACTCTGCAACTTGTATTGGTTGCGGAGCGTGTGTGGCAGCTTGTAAGAATTCTTCAGCGGCGTTATTTACGTCAGCTAAAATTTCGCACATGGCTTTGTTGCCGCAAGGTCAGGTTGAGAGAAAAGAAAGAGCTGAGCGCATGGTGGCTGCCATGGATTCAGAAGGTTTTGGTGCTTGTACAACGACGGGCGCGTGTGAGGCAGCTTGTCCTAAGGACATTCAATTAACGAACATCTCAAGAATGAATAGAGAGTTCTTTAAGGCGATCACGACAAAACGTGAAAAGCATTCTGACGGCGGAGCGGGCTAA
- a CDS encoding subtilase (COG1404 Subtilisin-like serine proteases), whose translation MKGLIGRAVAAGLLLTGLNAYASAPESVPGEYIVKLKDSYSVKASANVLSQQLGSFVKDTIPGQNIVVIKRPVFELQNNVVKTLSENPLVDIVEPNYIYRINKTPNDPLLGNLWGMINNGQADSQRREGIAGIDIGAEAAWDITTGSRDVIVAVIDTGINFNHPDLKDNMWVNEAEANGVAGVDDDGNGIVDDIYGANFVTASSPTGNPLDDHGHGSHCAGTIGATGDDGKGIVGVAWNVRMMGVKFLSRSGSGSLDGALKSIDYATSMGAKILSNSWGGGGYSETLKQAIERSHQANTLFVAAAGNESNNNDSNPTYPATYDVPNVLSVAAIDNRGQIASFSNYGKSKVHVGAPGVNVYSSITGTGYDSWSGTSMATPHVSGMAVLLATNEPNLTGVEMKERIIATSRPISGLRNKSKGGLVNAHAMLTNTLPEPDVNDPVHWQSVSVNVSTPHPYPSNANETYEVSVPGARQIAIYFDKFDTERTYDKLEIYDATGKKVATISGTNNESFTEIIEGSSARLVFTSDGSVNRYGFDITKVAFR comes from the coding sequence ATGAAAGGGCTTATCGGAAGAGCCGTAGCAGCTGGATTACTACTTACAGGACTTAATGCTTATGCATCAGCCCCTGAATCAGTTCCAGGTGAATACATCGTTAAACTTAAGGACTCTTATTCTGTAAAAGCGTCTGCAAACGTTTTAAGTCAACAGCTTGGTTCTTTTGTAAAAGACACCATTCCTGGTCAAAACATCGTTGTTATCAAAAGACCAGTGTTTGAACTCCAAAACAACGTAGTAAAAACATTGAGTGAAAACCCATTGGTAGATATCGTTGAGCCGAACTATATCTATAGAATTAACAAAACTCCAAACGATCCACTTCTTGGAAACCTTTGGGGCATGATCAATAACGGTCAAGCAGACTCTCAAAGACGTGAGGGTATTGCTGGAATCGATATCGGTGCTGAGGCTGCTTGGGACATCACAACAGGTTCTCGTGATGTGATCGTTGCGGTTATTGATACTGGTATCAACTTCAACCATCCAGATTTAAAAGATAATATGTGGGTTAACGAAGCTGAAGCAAACGGTGTTGCTGGTGTAGACGATGATGGCAACGGTATCGTAGATGATATCTATGGTGCAAACTTTGTAACAGCTTCTTCACCTACGGGAAATCCTCTTGATGACCACGGTCACGGTTCACACTGTGCGGGCACAATTGGTGCGACGGGTGATGATGGTAAAGGTATCGTAGGGGTTGCTTGGAACGTGCGTATGATGGGTGTTAAATTCCTATCTCGCAGCGGTTCTGGATCTCTTGATGGTGCTTTGAAATCTATCGACTATGCAACTTCAATGGGTGCGAAAATTCTTTCTAACTCTTGGGGCGGCGGTGGCTACTCTGAAACTCTAAAACAAGCGATCGAAAGATCTCACCAAGCGAATACACTTTTCGTAGCAGCAGCTGGTAACGAATCAAATAATAACGATTCAAACCCAACTTACCCTGCAACTTACGATGTGCCAAACGTACTTTCTGTTGCAGCTATTGATAACAGAGGTCAAATCGCTTCCTTCTCTAACTACGGTAAGAGCAAAGTACACGTTGGTGCTCCTGGTGTGAACGTTTACTCTTCAATCACAGGCACTGGCTATGATTCTTGGTCAGGTACTTCAATGGCAACTCCACACGTTTCAGGTATGGCTGTTCTTCTTGCTACGAACGAACCAAACCTAACTGGTGTTGAGATGAAAGAAAGAATTATTGCGACTTCACGTCCAATCTCAGGTCTACGCAATAAATCTAAAGGTGGTCTTGTAAACGCTCACGCGATGCTTACAAACACTCTTCCTGAGCCAGATGTAAATGATCCAGTTCATTGGCAATCAGTTTCTGTAAACGTGTCTACTCCTCATCCATATCCGTCAAATGCAAATGAGACATATGAAGTGAGTGTTCCGGGCGCTCGTCAAATTGCGATCTATTTCGATAAATTTGATACAGAAAGAACATACGATAAACTTGAGATCTACGATGCTACAGGTAAAAAAGTAGCGACTATCAGTGGAACAAATAACGAATCATTCACTGAGATCATCGAAGGCAGCTCTGCAAGACTTGTATTCACAAGTGATGGATCTGTTAACCGTTACGGTTTCGATATCACTAAAGTAGCTTTCAGATAG